A single Methylomonas koyamae DNA region contains:
- a CDS encoding PRTRC system protein B: MTEFFAHCVEPSARISPMTAILVHELKHIGTGASGVSGSRLISSAHEFFEGDDGKLVVGAGKLMGRDDLENLLREILNRSLRKATLLPTAVVSISSTHIAWTTPAAVRPMIFKPVGLKPQTLTVPWPRLLMVANSNSHFSVAALASNRRITAHTKLYHAPLMNVNQVGRVCTGSAPLPDYCDAEQLTAWEAVMFESAFTHVNHPHSLKVGHQADAVETKDCFKFWADLATQNTVRFPNSALNPLKMSVTDFISRHA; encoded by the coding sequence ATGACTGAATTTTTTGCACACTGTGTCGAACCGTCGGCCAGAATTAGCCCGATGACCGCCATTCTCGTTCACGAACTGAAACATATAGGGACTGGGGCGAGCGGCGTTAGCGGTAGCAGACTGATTTCATCCGCGCATGAGTTTTTCGAGGGCGATGACGGTAAGCTGGTCGTGGGCGCCGGCAAGCTAATGGGGCGTGACGATCTGGAAAACTTGCTCCGGGAAATCCTGAATAGATCGCTGCGAAAAGCGACGCTATTGCCAACGGCGGTGGTCTCGATCAGCAGCACGCATATCGCATGGACGACCCCGGCCGCAGTTCGCCCCATGATATTCAAGCCGGTAGGATTGAAGCCGCAAACGCTGACGGTGCCTTGGCCGCGTTTACTGATGGTGGCTAACAGCAACAGTCATTTCTCGGTTGCGGCATTAGCGAGCAACCGGAGGATTACGGCGCATACGAAGCTCTACCACGCGCCCTTGATGAACGTTAATCAGGTTGGCAGAGTGTGTACTGGCAGTGCGCCATTGCCGGATTATTGCGATGCCGAGCAATTAACGGCCTGGGAAGCGGTAATGTTCGAAAGCGCATTCACCCATGTCAATCATCCGCATAGCCTGAAAGTCGGCCATCAAGCAGACGCCGTCGAAACCAAAGACTGTTTCAAATTCTGGGCCGATCTGGCCACGCAAAACACAGTGCGATTTCCAAACAGCGCATTAAACCCGTTAAAAATGTCCGTTACAGACTTTATCAGCAGACACGCATAG
- a CDS encoding PRTRC system protein A, with protein sequence MMMNAYLTDPRDRILFGETPTYMQPLFGEKLPAPELGKHRFVIGQEGVVLEAINEVFEVRLPVAQSIIKLPYGVLGAQGVRLRHGAMPFRLLEIIEQKATSACPDEWAGWVVWDVLHQGYALIEPEILSVGPGHVSYRNELPEGSAIVLDVHTHGRMPAFFSGVDDVSDRHGFYVAGVIGHCHDRKNYATRMNVNGHFFDCEDFRLFFD encoded by the coding sequence ATGATGATGAATGCCTATCTAACCGACCCGCGCGACCGGATTTTGTTTGGTGAAACGCCCACCTATATGCAGCCGCTGTTTGGCGAAAAGCTGCCGGCGCCGGAACTCGGCAAACACCGCTTTGTGATTGGCCAAGAAGGTGTGGTGTTAGAGGCCATCAATGAAGTGTTCGAAGTCAGGCTCCCGGTGGCTCAGTCGATCATCAAATTGCCCTATGGGGTTCTTGGGGCGCAAGGCGTTCGGCTTCGACATGGGGCGATGCCGTTTCGGTTATTGGAAATCATTGAGCAAAAGGCCACGTCGGCCTGCCCCGACGAGTGGGCCGGATGGGTGGTTTGGGATGTTTTGCACCAGGGCTACGCATTGATCGAACCCGAGATTCTAAGCGTCGGGCCAGGGCATGTGTCCTATCGCAACGAATTGCCTGAAGGTAGTGCGATCGTCCTGGATGTGCATACCCACGGCCGGATGCCCGCGTTTTTCTCAGGAGTGGACGATGTTTCCGATCGGCACGGTTTTTATGTCGCCGGAGTGATCGGGCATTGCCACGATCGTAAAAATTACGCTACTCGAATGAATGTAAACGGCCATTTTTTCGATTGCGAGGATTTCAGGTTGTTTTTTGATTAA